A single region of the Triticum dicoccoides isolate Atlit2015 ecotype Zavitan chromosome 2B, WEW_v2.0, whole genome shotgun sequence genome encodes:
- the LOC119361835 gene encoding uncharacterized protein LOC119361835 isoform X3: MQRLEEEICILRLWDRGEVCAATKNLLRSIEQPPYSIQADTIVCCFSLSGCHSQSSSHDGYASSDGDDTPTPTSSNVRQLHYRSHAHMDPGRARLILPGSLDQLEGIICNCQVAFGSDYKQVLLQAFSANSHTLSRFFYKSDVLEILRISTRTFKDPSECTKELITMLKTNTQVLCLMQQQLCEQSRPFEELKLGYFNQFAKCHIKKLLDIAVCLSKTVWSATHICPMLLVYETLMDVLPLIQKFASSESDDFVPNILRNMREAFRRLIGHIKHHIRSNMERHQDDGAIHPMTCFLICSGNAFSY; encoded by the exons ATGCAACGTCTTGAAGAGGAAATTTGCATTCTGAGGCTATGGGACAGGGGCGAGGTGTGTGCTGCTACCAAGAACCTCCTCCGGTCCATCGAGCAGCCCCCCTACTCGATCCAGGCAGACACCATCGTCTGCTGTTTCTCCCTCAGCGGGTGCCACTCCCAAAGCAGCAGCCATGACGGCTATGCATCTAGTGATGGCGACGACACTCCAACTCCAACCAGCAGCAACGTGCGGCAGCTTCACTATCGGTCACATGCCCACATGGACCCTGGCCGTGCCCGACTCATCTTGCCGGGCTCTTTGGACCAGCTAGAGGGCATCATCTGCAATTGTCAAGTGGCTTTTGGATCTGATTACAAACAAGTGCTACTCCAAGCATTCTCGGCCAACTCACATACATTGAGCAG ATTTTTCTATAAATCGgatgtcctagagattcttcgtaTAAGCACAAGGACCTTCAAGGATCCTTCTGAGTGCACAAAAGAATTGATCACCATGTTGAAAACCAACACCCAAGTCCTCTGTTTGATGCAACAGCAGTTATGTGAGCAGAGTCGACCATTTGAGGAATTAAAATTAGGCTACTTCAACCAGTTTGCAAAGTGCCACATCAAGAAACTCTTAGACATTGCGGTTTGTCTTAGCAAGACAGTGTGGTCTGCCACTCATATTTGTCCCATGCTGCTTGTCTATGAGACACTTATGGATGTCCTTCCTCTTATTCAAAAGTTTGCCTCCAGTGAATCTGATGACTTCGTTCCCAATATTTTACGCAACATGAGGGAAGCTTTCAGGAGGTTAATTGGCCATATCAAGCACCACATACGGTCCAATATGGAAAGGCATCAGGATGACGGTGCCATTCATCCGATGACATGTTTCCTG